In Haematobia irritans isolate KBUSLIRL chromosome 1, ASM5000362v1, whole genome shotgun sequence, a genomic segment contains:
- the LOC142219916 gene encoding uncharacterized protein LOC142219916, whose translation MRISTNFLIAISIVVIFGQFHGFLNVFSVNAQDDDMDEPFANRQNNNQRAGGIQKAGMAQANTMTHNNAQKAGANQNNSQKMGANKNNDQKSGTAQKNAQKAGANNNNAGEAQKMGTNKNNAQNSGGGQKMGANQNNAQKPAMSQNNGKNTNGSQNNAQKNTQNKKPAQNGAFAQTNAQKVLLNQINRQIKRGLAQIKQLQKQVQKNIKRPVYNANKSTQFAKPKKPQAKRQQNFAKIYKRLDKKPKVISEDNPEGEDVNVDDDEDDEEELEAINDDFDGRSIVAPGEYPHMGALGFPAADDLVEFKCGGSLISPTYVITAAHCCYVIGDSPVLVKFGIINLKEENSNPEMPQTRNVAEVIVHPLYNTSMHYHDIALLRLDEPIVYSPYVRPVRLWARDDIPYPNVFTMGYGSTSFAKAPTYILTEMELSTVPHDECNEELPPNEIAPQGITDTQICAKDYIKNRDTCQGDSGGPLQLNLQRRRNRRGFRYYLVGIISYGEVCGSGSPGVYTRVSSYIDWIASIVWPEEFQNF comes from the exons ATGCGTATTTCAACGAACTTTCTTATCGCCATTAGTAtagttgttatttttggacaaTTCCATGGATTTCTAAATGTTTTTAGTGTGAATGCTCAAGATGATGATATGGATGAACCATTCGCCAATCGTCAAAATAATAATCAAAGAGCGGGTGGTATTCAAAAAGCCGGTATGGCACAAGCGAATACGATGACTCACAACAATGCTCAAAAGGCGGGTGCCAATCAAAATAATTCTCAAAAAATGGgtgcaaataaaaacaatgatCAAAAGAGCGGTACGGCTCAAAAAAATGCTCAAAAAGCGGGAGCAAATAACAATAATGCGGGTGAGGCTCAAAAAATgggtacaaataaaaataacgcTCAAAATTCCGGTGGAGGTCAGAAAATGGGTGCCAATCAAAATAATGCTCAAAAGCCAGCTATGTCTCAAAATAACGGTAAAAATACTAATGGATCTCAAAATAATGCTCAGAAAAATACTCAAAATAAGAAACCCGCACAAAATGGTGCATTCGCTCAAACTAATGCACAAAAAGTCcttttaaatcaaataaatcGACAAATCAAGCGAGGTCTAGCCCAAATAAAGCAGCTACAAAAACAAGTCCAGAAAAATATCAAACGTCCAGTATACAATGCCAACAAATCGACACAATTTGCCAAACCCAAGAAACCCCAGGCAAAACGTCAGcaaaatttcgctaaaatttATAAACGTCTAGATAAAAAACCAAAAGTAATAAGTGAAGATAACCCTGAGGGAGAAGATGTCAATGTcgatgatgatgaagatgacGAAGAAGAACTCGAAGCAATAAATGATGATTTTGACGGAAGGTCTATTGTAGCACCCGGTGAATATCCACACATG GGGGCTTTAGGATTTCCCGCTGctgatgatttagttgaattcaAATGTGGTGGAAGTTTGATTAGTCCTACCTATGTTATTACCGCCGCACACTGTTGCTATGTGATAGG TGATTCACcggttttggtcaaatttggtaTAATCAATCTAAAGGAAGAAAATTCCAATCCTGAAATGCCACAAACCCGTAACGTAGCTGAAGTTATAGTACATCCATTATATAATACATCAATGCATTATCATGATATAGCCTTATTGAGATTAGACGAACCAATTGT CTATTCACCATATGTACGACCTGTACGTTTATGGGCCCGTGATGATATACCATATCCCAATGTCTTTACCATGGGTTATGGTTCGACAAGTTTTGCTAAAGCTCCTACATATATTTTAACAGAAATGGAATTATCAACTGTACCTCATGATGAATGCAATGAGGAATTGCCACCAAATGAGATTGCTCCACAGGGTATAACAGATAcgcagatatgtgcaaaagattaCATAAAAAATCGTGATACATGTCAG ggTGATTCTGGTGGGCCACTTCAATTGAATTTGCAACGTCGCCGTAATCGCAGAGGTTTCCGCTATTATTTAGTTGGCATTATATCGTATGGTGAAGTTTGTGGCAGCGGCAGTCCCGGCGTTTATACCAGAGTTTCATCTTATATTGATTGGATAGCATCAATAGTTTGGCCCGAggaattccaaaatttttaa